A stretch of the Duncaniella dubosii genome encodes the following:
- the mazG gene encoding nucleoside triphosphate pyrophosphohydrolase — MHTREEKIEALGRVIDTLDILRVKCPWDAKQTNESLRPNTIEEVYELCDALINSDDTNIRKELGDVLLHVLFYAKIGEEKGAFDIADVCDALNTKLIFRHPHVFGDTDVNSTDDVLRNWEELKLKEKGGNKTVLSGVPAALPAMIKADRIQEKASNVGFDWERPEQVWDKVREEMAEFEETVAEKSPERMEEEMGDLLFSVINAARLYKINPENALEKTNKKFIARFNHLEKRAHEMGKELRDMTLAEMDSIWEEAKNL, encoded by the coding sequence ATGCATACACGCGAAGAAAAAATAGAAGCGCTCGGACGTGTGATCGACACTCTTGACATCCTGCGCGTCAAATGTCCTTGGGACGCTAAACAGACCAATGAATCACTGCGCCCGAACACAATCGAGGAAGTCTATGAACTCTGCGACGCACTCATAAATTCAGATGACACCAATATCCGCAAAGAACTTGGCGACGTGTTGCTCCACGTGCTTTTCTATGCGAAAATCGGAGAAGAAAAAGGAGCTTTCGACATCGCCGATGTCTGCGATGCGCTTAACACAAAATTAATCTTCCGCCATCCACATGTGTTTGGCGACACAGATGTAAATTCAACTGACGATGTGCTCCGCAATTGGGAAGAATTAAAGCTAAAGGAAAAAGGTGGCAACAAAACCGTACTGTCAGGTGTCCCCGCAGCGCTACCGGCAATGATCAAGGCTGACCGTATTCAGGAAAAAGCATCAAACGTCGGTTTCGACTGGGAGCGTCCAGAGCAGGTATGGGACAAAGTAAGGGAAGAAATGGCCGAGTTTGAAGAGACCGTAGCCGAAAAATCGCCCGAACGGATGGAGGAAGAGATGGGCGACCTGCTTTTCAGCGTCATAAACGCCGCACGCCTCTATAAAATCAATCCCGAAAACGCACTTGAAAAAACGAACAAAAAATTCATTGCCCGTTTCAATCATCTCGAAAAGCGAGCTCATGAAATGGGAAAAGAACTCCGCGACATGACACTTGCCGAGATGGATTCAATCTGGGAAGAGGCCAAAAATCTGTAA